The following are encoded in a window of Burkholderiales bacterium genomic DNA:
- a CDS encoding ankyrin repeat domain-containing protein gives MRKVRPTVAALALLVLMVPARSQDAAHLGLNAQLLAAARKADEGAVRQALDHGAAINARNRAGDTVLMMFAKRNNLAMVEFLIARGADVNQANLDKVTPLMAAAYNGNLAMLRALLAAGADPAVEDQVFKTAMIYAAGGGHTAIVEALLDLGIEANKRYHNDLTALMWAAGQGQKDAVRLLLARGADPALKDNRGKTAAQIAAEAGHAEIAAMLSARAASQ, from the coding sequence ATGAGGAAGGTCCGTCCGACGGTCGCCGCGCTGGCGCTCCTGGTTCTCATGGTTCCGGCCAGAAGCCAGGACGCCGCTCATCTGGGCCTGAACGCCCAGCTCCTTGCTGCGGCGCGCAAGGCAGACGAAGGCGCCGTGCGCCAGGCGCTGGATCATGGCGCGGCGATCAACGCGCGCAATCGTGCCGGCGACACGGTTCTCATGATGTTCGCGAAGCGCAACAACCTGGCGATGGTCGAATTTCTGATCGCCAGGGGCGCCGATGTGAACCAGGCCAACCTCGACAAGGTCACTCCGCTCATGGCCGCCGCCTATAACGGCAATCTGGCGATGCTGCGCGCGCTGCTCGCGGCGGGTGCCGATCCGGCGGTCGAGGACCAGGTCTTCAAGACGGCCATGATCTACGCTGCGGGTGGCGGGCACACGGCCATCGTGGAGGCGCTTCTCGACCTGGGTATCGAGGCCAACAAGCGCTATCACAACGATCTCACCGCGCTGATGTGGGCGGCCGGGCAGGGCCAGAAGGACGCGGTGCGACTGCTGCTCGCGCGCGGCGCGGACCCCGCGCTGAAGGACAACCGCGGAAAGACCGCCGCCCAGATCGCCGCGGAAGCGGGCCATGCTGAGATCGCGGCGATGCTGAGCGCAAGAGCAGCTTCCCAGTGA